Proteins co-encoded in one Puntigrus tetrazona isolate hp1 chromosome 20, ASM1883169v1, whole genome shotgun sequence genomic window:
- the casr gene encoding LOW QUALITY PROTEIN: extracellular calcium-sensing receptor (The sequence of the model RefSeq protein was modified relative to this genomic sequence to represent the inferred CDS: deleted 2 bases in 1 codon), with protein MMFHLKLYLHYLVLLGFSGVIAIYGPHQRAQKTGDILLGGLFPIHFGVASKDQDLAARPESTECVRYNFRGFRWLQSMIFAIEEINNSSTLLPNITLGYRIFDTCNTVSKGLEASLSFVAQNKIDSLNLDEFCNCTGNIPSTIAVVGASGSAVSTAVADLLGLFYIPQISYASSSRLLSNKNQYKSFMRTIPTDEYQAIAMAAIIDHFQWNWVIAIASDDEYGRPGIEKFENEMFHRDICIDLNVLISQYIDESEIRRLADRIENSTAKVIAVFASGPDIEPLIKEMVRRNVTDRIWLASEAWASSSLVAKPEYLDVMGGTIGFALRAGHIPGFKEFLQQVHPKKSSHNEFVREFWEETFNCYLEDSPRNEDSENGSTSFRPLCTGEEDIASVETPYLDYTHLRISYNVYVAVYAIAQALQDILTCTPGKGLFANGSCADIRKVEAWQVLKQLRHLNFINSIGEKVRFDNGSELSANYTIINWDRSPEDGSVVFKEVGYYSIHNKNGAKLSIDKTKILWNGHLTEVPFSNCSEECEPGTRKGIIDGKPTCCFECTECSDGEYSDHKDASVCSKCPNNSWSNGNHTSCFLKEIEFLSWTEPFGIALALFAVLGVLLTAFVLGVFVQFRDTPIVKASNRELSFLLLFSLICCFSSSLIFIGEPQNWTCRVRQPAFGISFVLCISCILVKTNRVLLVFEAKIPTSLHRKWWGLNLQFLLVFLFTFVQVMICVVWLYNAPPGSYKNYDIDEIIFITCNEGSMMALGFLIGYTCLLAAVCFFFAFKSRKLPENFTEAKFITFSMLIFFIVWISFIPAYFSTYGKFVSAVEVIAILASSFSLLACIFFNKVYIILLKPSRNTIEEVRCSTAAHAFKAAAKATLRHSSASRKRSSSVGGSSASSPSSSISMKTNGNETESPSTRRHSQKPRVSFGSGTVSLSLSFEESRKNSVK; from the exons ATGATGTTTCATCTGAAGTTATACTTGCACTACCTGGTTCTGCTGGGTTTCAGTGGTGTAATTGCTATCTATGGCCCACACCAGAGGGCCCAGAAGACAGGAGACATACTGCTAGGGGGGCTTTTCCCAATACACTTTGGAGTGGCATCCAAAGACCAGGATCTTGCAGCGAGGCCAGAGTCAACTGAGTGTGTCAG atacAATTTTCGTGGATTCCGTTGGCTACAATCTATGATCTTTGCTATAGAGGAAATCAACAACAGCTCTACTCTTCTTCCGAACATCACGCTTGGCTACCGTATATTTGACACGTGTAACACTGTCTCGAAAGGCTTGGAGGCGTCGCTAAGCTTTGTTGCACAGAATAAGATTGATTCGCTCAACTTGGATGAGTTCTGTAACTGCACAGGGAACATCCCATCAACCATTGCAGTGGTCGGGGCTTCTGGATCTGCAGTATCTACAGCAGTGGCTGACCTTCTGGGCCTCTTCTACATTCCACAG ATCAGCTATGCTTCATCTAGTCGACTTTTGAGCAACAAAAATCAGTACAAATCCTTCATGAGAACTATTCCCACAGATGAGTATCAGGCTATTGCCATGGCTGCCATCATTGATCACTTTCAGTGGAACTGGGTGATTGCTATCGCCTCTGATGATGAATATGGCCGTCCGGGTATTGAAAAGTTTGAGAATGAAATGTTTCACAGAGACATCTGCATTGatcttaatgttttaatttcacaatacATCGATGAATCCGAGATTCGTCGCCTAGCAGACCGCATTGAAAACTCAACTGCTAAAGTCATTGCTGTGTTCGCTAGTGGACCAGATATTGAGCCACTCATTAAAGAGATGGTGAGGCGAAACGTCACAGACCGTATCTGGTTAGCAAGTGAGGCATGGGCCAGCTCCAGCCTGGTTGCCAAGCCAGAGTACCTTGATGTCATGGGAGGAACTATTGGCTTTGCACTGAGGGCTGGTCATATACCCGGCTTTAAAGAATTCTTACAGCAAGTGCATCCAAAGAAGTCCAGCCATAATGAATTTGTGAGAGAATTTTGGGAGGAAACTTTTAACTGTTACCTAGAAGATAGTCCAAGGAATGAGGACAGTGAAAATGGCAGTACAAGTTTCAGACCACTGTGCACCGGTGAAGAAGACATTGCAAGCGTGGAGACGCCGTACTTGGACTACACGCACCTAAGGATTTCTTATAACGTGTATGTGGCTGTTTATGCCATAGCACAGGCACTTCAGGACATACTAACCTGCACACCTGGAAAAGGGTTGTTTGCTAATGGCTCTTGTGCAGACATAAGGAAAGTTGAAGCATGGCAG gttCTGAAACAACTGAGACACCTCAACTTTATAAACAGCATAGGGGAGAAGGTGCGCTTTGACAATGGCAGTGAGCTCTCAGCTAATTATACTATCATAAACTGGGACCGATCACCTGAGGATGGCTCTGTTGTATTTAAGGAGGTTGGTTATTACAGCATACATAACAAGAATGGAGCCAAACTTTCCATTGACAAGACTAAGATACTGTGGAATGGCCATCTAACTGAG GTACCATTTTCCAACTGTAGTGAGGAGTGTGAACCTGGAACCAGAAAAGGGATTATTGATGGCAAGCCCACATGCTGCTTC GAGTGTACAGAGTGCTCGGATGGAGAGTACAGTGATCATAAAG ATGCCAGTGTTTGCTCTAAATGTCCAAACAACTCCTGGTCTAACGGCAATCACACATCCTGCTTTCTGAAGGAGATTGAATTTTTGTCCTGGACAGAACCGTTTGGGATTGCTTTGGCCTTATTTGCAGTTCTCGGGGTTCTGTTAACAGCTTTTGTATTGGGTGTTTTTGTGCAATTCCGTGATACTCCAATTGTGAAAGCATCGAACAGAGAGTTgtcatttcttttgcttttctcaCTCATCTGTTGTTTCTCTAGCTCTCTTATATTTATAGGAGAACCACAGAACTGGACGTGCCGTGTACGGCAACCGGCTTTTGGAATCAGCTTTGTGTTGTGCATCTCTTGCATTCTAGTTAAAACCAATCGTGTCCTACTGGTGTTTGAAGCCAAAATCCCCACCAGTCTCCACCGTAAATGGTGGGGACTGAACCTGCAGTTCTTACTGGTGTTCCTGTTCACATTTGTTCAAGTGATGATCTGTGTGGTTTGGTTGTACAATGCTCCACCAGGGAGTTACAAGAACTATGACATTGATGAGATCATCTTCATCACCTGTAACGAGGGCTCAATGATGGCATTGGGGTTTCTCATTGGTTATACGTGCCTGCTGGCAgctgtttgtttcttctttgcATTCAAGTCTCGGAAACTTCCTGAAAACTTCACAGAGGCCAAGTTCATAACATTTAGCatgctgatttttttcattgtttggaTCTCCTTTATCCCTGCATACTTCAGCACATATGGAAAGTTTGTCTCAGCGGTTGAGGTCATTGCCATTCTGGCTTCCAGCTTCAGCTTGCTAGCCTGTATCTTTTTCAACAAGGTGTACATCATTCTCCTAAAACCATCCAGGAACACAATTGAGGAGGTTCGCTGTAGCACAGCGGCTCATGCTTTCAAAGCAGCAGCGAAGGCGACACTACGACACAGTTCTGCCTCCAGGAAGAGGTCAAGCAGTGTGGGTGGGTCCTCTGCCTCCTCGCCCTCTTCCTCAATCAGCATGAAGACCAATGGGAATGAAACGGAGTCCCCCTCTACACGGAGGCATAGTCAGAAACCAAGGGTGAGCTTTGGAAGTGGAACAGTCAGCCTCTCCTTAAGCTTTGAGGAGTCTAGAAAGAACTCAGTCAAATAA